The Halomicronema hongdechloris C2206 genome includes a window with the following:
- the ggpS gene encoding glucosylglycerol-phosphate synthase yields MKSSLVILYHREPYDEVQENGKTIYREKKSPNGIVPTLKSFFANAESSTWIAWKQVTAKQQEEFQDRVTMEGWSDEAVIRRIPLTADRVRNFYYITAKEAFWPILHSFPEHFTYESSDWENFTYINQLFAEAACEEAAEDALIWIHDYNLWLTPYYIRQKMPNVKIAFFHHTPFPAADVFNILHWREAIVDSLLCCDLCGFHIPRYVENFVSAARSLRDVELVEKKPVPEAFTPFGTALAEPEMTTKLKYQGRIVNVDAFPVGTNPGYIQEMVNKPSVQERVKQIRDDIGDNKLIVSAGRVDYVKGAREMLLCYERLLERRPEWQGKVNLIMTAVKAAAGMRVYKTAQSQIEQLVGKINGRFSKLNWTPIVLFTEPVPFDDLMAFYKTADIAWIPPLRDGLNLVAKEYISAHAGEDGVLILSEFTGSAVELPDAVLTNPYADKHMDDCIDLALDMSPDEQKQRMTKLYEAVRRYDVQQWANHMFREAKAIVAEAEEPALV; encoded by the coding sequence ATGAAATCGTCCCTCGTCATTCTCTATCACCGAGAACCCTACGACGAAGTCCAGGAAAATGGGAAAACCATCTACCGTGAGAAGAAAAGTCCCAACGGCATTGTGCCAACCTTAAAAAGTTTCTTTGCCAATGCCGAGAGTAGTACCTGGATTGCCTGGAAACAGGTAACCGCCAAACAGCAGGAAGAGTTTCAGGATCGAGTCACCATGGAAGGGTGGAGCGACGAGGCGGTGATCCGTCGCATTCCCCTGACTGCTGACCGAGTTAGAAATTTCTACTACATCACGGCCAAGGAAGCTTTTTGGCCAATTTTGCATTCATTCCCAGAGCACTTCACCTACGAAAGCTCCGACTGGGAAAACTTTACCTATATCAATCAACTCTTTGCCGAAGCAGCCTGTGAAGAAGCGGCAGAGGATGCCCTGATCTGGATCCATGATTACAACCTGTGGCTGACTCCCTATTACATTCGGCAGAAGATGCCCAATGTGAAGATTGCCTTCTTCCATCACACGCCGTTCCCAGCCGCGGATGTGTTTAATATTCTGCATTGGCGAGAGGCCATTGTAGATAGCCTACTCTGTTGCGATCTCTGTGGGTTCCATATTCCCCGCTATGTGGAGAACTTCGTCTCTGCAGCTCGTAGCCTGCGGGATGTGGAGCTGGTGGAAAAAAAACCGGTGCCAGAGGCCTTTACTCCCTTTGGTACAGCCCTAGCTGAACCTGAGATGACCACCAAGTTGAAGTACCAGGGGCGCATTGTCAATGTGGATGCCTTCCCGGTGGGCACCAATCCTGGCTACATTCAGGAGATGGTGAACAAGCCCTCTGTGCAAGAGCGGGTGAAGCAAATTCGTGACGATATCGGTGATAACAAGCTGATTGTTTCAGCTGGTCGGGTGGACTATGTCAAGGGTGCCCGCGAAATGCTGTTGTGTTACGAGCGCCTCCTGGAGCGGCGCCCAGAGTGGCAAGGGAAGGTAAATTTGATCATGACAGCAGTGAAAGCCGCTGCGGGCATGCGGGTTTACAAGACGGCTCAGAGCCAGATCGAGCAGCTTGTGGGCAAAATCAATGGCCGCTTCTCGAAATTAAACTGGACGCCCATTGTGTTATTTACTGAGCCAGTGCCGTTTGATGATTTGATGGCCTTTTACAAGACCGCTGATATTGCTTGGATCCCTCCCCTACGAGATGGCCTCAACCTAGTCGCTAAGGAATATATTTCGGCCCATGCCGGAGAAGATGGGGTGCTGATTCTCTCCGAATTTACAGGCTCTGCGGTGGAGTTGCCGGATGCGGTGTTAACCAATCCCTATGCCGATAAGCATATGGATGACTGTATTGATTTGGCGTTAGATATGTCCCCTGACGAGCAAAAGCAGCGGATGACAAAGCTGTATGAAGCGGTACGTCGTTATGACGTGCAACAGTGGGCTAACCATATGTTCCGGGAAGCTAAGGCGATTGTCGCTGAGGCCGAAGAACCTGCGTTAGTCTAA
- the glpD gene encoding glycerol-3-phosphate dehydrogenase: MRNFKAIENTAFDVIIIGGGINGAATARDAALRGLKTILVEKDDFAGGTTSWSTRLIHGGLRYLEYFEFHLVRESLHEREVLLHTAPHIAKPIQMTIPIYRSGSRSYRIIQAGMILYDLLSYDKSLPNHRMLSKASVRQLFRAIDSEELTGAAQYYDGQAEHAERLCLENLLDAQQAGATVMNYTEVVAIETEQNRVVRLTCRDTLGGETFQLQTHEQTVVVNTSGPWVDKVCGLNPSQLSKGRKIGGTKGSHIIVDPFPGAPEGALYVEAKSDGRPYFIVPWLGQYLIGTTDERYDGPLDHIKASDQEIDYLITETNRVLPAAHLTREDVKFTYSGVRPLPFAEGKKAGSITRAHILHDHTEEGASNLISLIGGKLTTHRQVGEEFVNAVFRKRKQAIPACPTHKRPLPGAILLDDPRVEELHARYQGRIPAPVLDHLLGMYGARTEKLLALVDEQPELGEPIVAGLLDIKAQIVFAAQAEMAQRFTDILRRRTTIAMHQKYGFGALPVVADVLRTYCGWSEERCDRNIQLYHSYMTANCIPDYQLQAGALPTPLQTATASSD, from the coding sequence ATGCGTAACTTTAAAGCGATCGAGAATACTGCGTTTGACGTCATTATCATTGGTGGCGGCATTAATGGGGCGGCGACGGCCCGGGACGCTGCCCTCCGTGGCCTGAAAACGATTCTGGTGGAAAAGGATGATTTTGCTGGGGGCACGACCAGTTGGTCGACGCGCTTAATTCACGGCGGCCTTAGATACTTAGAGTATTTTGAATTTCACCTGGTGCGAGAGTCTTTGCATGAGCGGGAAGTATTGCTGCATACTGCTCCCCATATTGCTAAGCCGATTCAGATGACAATTCCTATCTATCGCAGTGGTTCCCGCAGCTACCGCATTATTCAGGCAGGAATGATTCTCTATGACCTGCTTAGCTATGACAAATCCCTGCCAAACCATCGCATGCTGTCTAAGGCCAGTGTACGGCAGCTGTTTCGCGCCATTGACTCGGAGGAGCTGACTGGAGCCGCCCAATATTATGACGGTCAGGCTGAACATGCAGAGCGCCTGTGTTTGGAAAACCTACTGGATGCCCAACAGGCGGGAGCTACTGTGATGAACTACACCGAAGTGGTCGCCATCGAAACGGAGCAAAATCGCGTCGTCAGGCTCACCTGCCGGGATACTCTGGGTGGAGAAACCTTCCAACTACAGACCCACGAGCAAACCGTTGTGGTGAATACCTCGGGGCCTTGGGTAGATAAGGTGTGTGGCTTGAATCCCTCGCAGCTCAGCAAGGGCCGCAAGATCGGGGGAACGAAAGGCAGCCATATTATTGTTGACCCGTTCCCTGGGGCCCCTGAAGGCGCGTTGTATGTGGAGGCCAAATCTGATGGTCGTCCTTATTTCATTGTGCCCTGGTTAGGTCAGTATCTGATCGGCACCACCGACGAGCGCTACGATGGCCCTCTGGACCACATCAAGGCTAGTGATCAGGAGATTGACTATCTCATCACTGAGACAAATCGAGTGCTGCCGGCCGCTCATCTGACCCGTGAAGACGTTAAGTTCACATATTCCGGGGTACGCCCACTACCGTTTGCCGAAGGTAAAAAGGCTGGCAGTATTACCCGAGCCCACATTCTCCATGACCACACGGAGGAAGGGGCGAGTAATTTAATTTCATTGATTGGCGGAAAACTGACCACCCATCGCCAGGTGGGCGAAGAATTTGTCAACGCTGTCTTTCGCAAGCGTAAACAGGCGATTCCGGCCTGTCCTACCCACAAGCGGCCATTGCCGGGAGCAATCCTACTGGATGACCCCCGGGTAGAGGAGCTCCATGCCCGTTATCAGGGACGCATCCCGGCCCCAGTGTTGGATCATTTGTTGGGCATGTATGGTGCTCGCACTGAAAAACTGTTGGCGCTAGTGGATGAGCAGCCTGAGTTGGGAGAACCGATTGTGGCTGGACTATTAGACATCAAGGCTCAGATCGTGTTTGCGGCACAGGCTGAGATGGCTCAGCGGTTTACCGATATCCTGCGTCGGCGCACCACCATTGCCATGCACCAAAAGTATGGATTTGGGGCGCTGCCCGTGGTGGCCGATGTGCTGCGAACCTACTGTGGCTGGAGTGAGGAGCGGTGCGATCGCAACATTCAGCTCTATCACAGCTACATGACAGCTAACTGCATTCCAGACTATCAGCTGCAAGCCGGTGCCCTGCCCACTCCCCTACAGACGGCTACCGCTAGTTCTGACTGA
- a CDS encoding NAD(P)H-dependent glycerol-3-phosphate dehydrogenase, with amino-acid sequence MTAETRDALFTQLKHAPQVNLTILGAGAWGTALAALATNNGHQVRIWSRRGDLSLAEAVDGAQIILSAISMKGVSEVAKRLKALSIPENTILVTATKGLDPESTLTPSQIYHNTFPNHAIVVLSGPNLSKEIEQGLPAATVVASEDVLAAEAVQHLFACENFRAYSSTDPLGAELGGTLKNIIAIAVGVCDGLKLGYNARAALITRAIPEVIRIGTHLGGQAETFFGLSGLGDMLTTCTSPLSRNYRVGYGLSQGKELEQILEELGSTAEGVNTAHVLNEIARREKIYIPISYEVHRLLNHEISPEEAVESLMERKLKQESYDEVLS; translated from the coding sequence ATGACTGCTGAGACTCGCGACGCCCTATTTACCCAGCTAAAGCACGCTCCCCAGGTCAATCTCACTATCTTGGGAGCCGGGGCATGGGGAACTGCCTTGGCTGCCCTGGCCACCAATAATGGGCATCAGGTGCGCATCTGGTCCCGGCGAGGAGATCTCAGCCTGGCAGAGGCCGTCGATGGGGCCCAAATTATCCTCTCAGCTATTTCCATGAAAGGGGTCTCAGAGGTGGCCAAACGCCTAAAAGCCCTCTCCATTCCCGAGAACACCATCTTGGTCACCGCCACCAAAGGGCTTGACCCCGAAAGCACCCTCACTCCCTCGCAGATTTACCACAATACCTTTCCCAACCACGCCATCGTGGTGCTATCAGGGCCTAACCTATCGAAGGAAATTGAACAGGGATTACCCGCGGCCACGGTTGTTGCCAGTGAAGATGTGCTAGCCGCGGAAGCCGTGCAACACCTCTTTGCCTGCGAGAACTTTCGGGCCTATAGCAGCACGGATCCCCTGGGAGCCGAATTAGGCGGCACCCTGAAAAATATCATCGCCATTGCCGTCGGTGTCTGTGACGGACTCAAATTAGGCTACAATGCCCGAGCCGCCTTGATCACCCGGGCTATCCCAGAGGTGATTCGCATTGGCACTCACTTAGGGGGCCAAGCCGAAACCTTCTTTGGTCTCTCAGGCTTAGGGGATATGTTGACCACCTGTACCAGCCCCCTCAGCCGCAACTACCGAGTCGGTTATGGCCTCTCCCAAGGCAAAGAGCTGGAGCAGATCCTAGAAGAACTAGGGAGTACCGCTGAAGGTGTCAATACTGCCCATGTACTCAATGAAATTGCCCGTCGCGAGAAAATATATATCCCCATTAGCTACGAAGTCCATCGGCTGTTAAATCACGAGATTTCCCCGGAAGAAGCCGTGGAGTCCTTGATGGAACGGAAACTCAAGCAAGAATCCTATGATGAAGTATTGAGCTAA
- a CDS encoding cation:proton antiporter domain-containing protein gives MDAPFEVTLQIVLTVLAGISAQVIAEYFKVPSIIFLLLFGIGLGPDVLDWLHPQSLGIGLEVMVALSVALILFEGGLSLELKDLGQVSTSLRNLVTTGIFVTLIGGGMAAHWLGEFPWPLAFLYASLVVVTGPTVINPLLRQVKVDRKVAALLEGEGVLIDPVGAILAVVVLDIILNGDAAPISVVSGLLIRLGIGAAIGALGGAIIGLFLKRADFLSEELRNLVVLAGLWGLFGLAQNIRSESGLMAAVVAGIVVRALSVPDERLLRRFKGQLTILAVSVLFVLLAADLSIASVFALGRGALLTVLVLMLIVRPLNIWLCTRDSDLDWRQKTFLSWIAPRGIVSASVASLFGILLTDNGISGGDAIKALVFLTIILTVLVQGLSARWVAQLLRLTSSQSSGAVVVGCNPLSLLIARLYKEHGESVVLIDTDEEACQQAEQENLKVFLSSALDVNVLEEAGLASAGTLLAMTNNGEVNAVIAQKALEEFQPPRVLAVFPKDKSPETLPSKSRVQPALTPQISLKTWNNYIRDGAVRLGETRLRSEGTLFQQAHLKALIRSKELVPLLVERDNRLRVALAEDTWQVGDRIIYLLHDPKPKLLKRLSGGNQPTKLTLETLPTVEEVPMPSPMVEPPPPPPPTATSSADGAMALDQDSPNGRTPSSPAGEPSEAQPEPEAQSESEEG, from the coding sequence ATGGACGCTCCCTTTGAGGTCACGTTACAGATCGTTCTGACAGTCCTGGCAGGAATTTCCGCCCAGGTCATTGCTGAGTACTTCAAAGTGCCCAGCATTATTTTTCTACTGCTATTTGGCATTGGCCTGGGACCTGATGTCTTAGACTGGCTGCACCCCCAATCGTTGGGCATTGGCTTAGAGGTGATGGTCGCCCTCAGTGTGGCCTTGATCCTGTTTGAAGGGGGGCTGAGCTTAGAACTGAAAGACCTGGGGCAGGTCTCCACTAGTCTGCGAAACCTAGTCACCACAGGCATTTTCGTAACCTTAATCGGCGGCGGCATGGCTGCTCACTGGTTGGGAGAGTTCCCCTGGCCCCTGGCCTTTCTCTATGCCTCTCTGGTCGTTGTTACCGGTCCCACCGTCATCAACCCCCTACTCCGCCAAGTCAAGGTCGATCGCAAGGTGGCCGCCCTGTTGGAAGGAGAAGGGGTCCTCATCGACCCGGTGGGGGCCATCCTGGCAGTGGTGGTCCTAGATATTATTCTGAATGGAGATGCAGCTCCTATCTCTGTGGTCAGTGGTCTGTTAATCCGCTTAGGGATTGGAGCTGCCATCGGTGCTCTGGGTGGGGCCATCATTGGTCTATTTTTGAAGCGGGCTGACTTTCTCTCAGAAGAACTCCGCAACTTGGTGGTCTTAGCGGGGTTATGGGGACTATTTGGTCTGGCCCAGAACATTCGCAGCGAGTCTGGTCTGATGGCGGCGGTGGTGGCCGGCATTGTGGTGCGCGCCCTCTCGGTTCCAGATGAACGGTTGCTGCGGCGCTTTAAGGGACAGCTCACGATTCTGGCAGTATCGGTGTTGTTTGTGTTGTTGGCCGCCGATCTCTCCATCGCCAGTGTGTTTGCCCTGGGGCGAGGGGCGCTGCTGACGGTGCTGGTGTTGATGCTGATTGTACGGCCTCTGAATATTTGGCTCTGCACCCGTGATAGTGATCTGGACTGGCGTCAAAAAACATTTTTGAGTTGGATTGCTCCCCGCGGCATTGTCTCGGCCTCGGTGGCCTCATTGTTTGGGATTTTGCTGACAGACAATGGCATCAGCGGGGGCGATGCCATTAAAGCCCTAGTATTTTTAACGATTATTCTGACGGTGCTGGTGCAGGGGCTATCGGCTCGGTGGGTAGCTCAACTGCTAAGACTCACCTCTAGCCAGTCTAGTGGCGCTGTCGTTGTGGGCTGTAATCCTCTCAGCCTGTTGATTGCCCGGCTCTATAAAGAACATGGAGAATCGGTGGTGTTAATCGATACCGATGAGGAAGCCTGTCAACAAGCTGAGCAGGAAAATCTCAAGGTTTTCCTCAGCAGTGCCCTCGATGTCAATGTGTTAGAGGAAGCTGGCCTAGCGTCGGCGGGAACGCTGTTGGCCATGACCAATAACGGTGAGGTGAATGCGGTCATTGCCCAGAAAGCCCTGGAAGAATTTCAGCCGCCTCGGGTTCTGGCTGTTTTCCCGAAAGATAAGTCGCCAGAGACCCTGCCCAGTAAATCTCGGGTGCAACCGGCCCTGACACCACAAATTTCCCTCAAAACCTGGAATAACTACATTCGAGATGGGGCCGTGCGCCTAGGGGAAACTCGCCTACGCTCAGAGGGCACGCTGTTCCAGCAGGCTCATTTGAAGGCGTTAATTCGCAGTAAGGAACTGGTCCCTTTGCTAGTGGAGCGTGATAATCGGCTGCGGGTAGCCTTGGCAGAGGATACTTGGCAAGTGGGGGATCGCATCATTTACCTGCTGCATGATCCTAAACCCAAGTTGTTGAAACGGTTGTCTGGTGGCAATCAACCCACCAAGCTCACCCTGGAAACCCTCCCCACGGTAGAGGAAGTGCCGATGCCATCGCCGATGGTGGAACCGCCGCCCCCGCCGCCCCCGACTGCCACTAGTTCTGCAGATGGCGCTATGGCCCTTGACCAGGACTCGCCCAATGGGCGCACCCCCTCCTCTCCCGCTGGGGAACCATCTGAGGCCCAGCCAGAACCAGAGGCCCAATCGGAATCTGAAGAGGGGTGA